In Primulina eburnea isolate SZY01 chromosome 3, ASM2296580v1, whole genome shotgun sequence, one DNA window encodes the following:
- the LOC140828552 gene encoding uncharacterized protein, giving the protein MSIQDFYSAMSSLWDQLALTESAELRAFSPYIARREEQRLVQFLMALRNDFEGLRGTILHRNPLPSVDSVVSELLAEEIRLKSHVDEGTIPTTPSVFAAPQRPQVNHQNRSNTKVSQDECAFCKEKGHWKAQCPLLLSKGKGKPQQQKPQQQHQQPSQNTPWKPGNPSNQWTYRPPQSNNAVAAPSLDPYLLEQFQQFLASQPHAMSASSHIGLSSSGTSGPAIPEADWDRP; this is encoded by the exons ATGAGCATCCAAGATTTTTATTCTGCCATGTCGTCACTCTGGGATCAATTGGCATTGACAGAATCTGCAGAATTGCGAGCATTCTCACCTTATATTGCTCGGAGAGAAGAACAGCGCTTGGTACAATTTTTGATGGCACTTCGGAATGATTTTGAGGGTCTGCGTGGGACGATTCTTCATCGCAACCCTCTTCCTTCTGTTGACTCGGTTGTAAGTGAACTGTTAGCTGAAGAGATTCGTCTTAAGTCTCACGTTGACGAAGGGACAATCCCAACTACACCATCTGTCTTTGCAGCTCCTCAACGACCTCAAGTTAATCACCAAAACAGGTCGAATACGAAGGTTTCTCAAGATGAGTGTGCTTTTTGTAAAGAGAAGGGGCACTGGAAAGCTCAATGCCCACTATTGTTGAGTAAAGGAAAAGGGAAACCACAACAACAGAAACCacagcagcagcatcagcagCCATCTCAGAACACTCCATGGAAACCTGGTAATCCATCAAACCAGTGGACATATCGACCACCTCAGTCTAACAATGCAGTGGCTGCACCGTCTTTGGATCCGTATTTGCTTGAGCAGTTTCAACAGTTCCTCGCTTCACAGCCTCATGCTATGTCAGCCTCTTCACATATAGGTTTGTCATCCTCTGGCACTTCAG GACCCGCGATCCCAGAGGCTGATTGGGACAGGCCGTAG
- the LOC140827452 gene encoding uncharacterized protein, with product MDIGIGWQDSLSLVEFSYNNNYQVSIEMSPFEALYGRKCRSPLYWDDLSEAPIVGPDMLRDMTEKVKLIQSPMRAAQDRHDKFGKKGKLSPRLKGPYEILERVGGLAYRLALSPALLGVHDVFHMSMLRKYHPAPSHVLPPDEVKLDQTLSYIERLIQILDRKDKQLRNKLIPLIKLQWNRHGVEEATWKLEDNT from the exons atgGATATTGGTATTGGTTGGCAGGATTCGTTATCACTTGTTGAGTTTTCTTATAACAACAATTATCAAGTGAGCATTGAAATGTCACCATTTGAAGCACTATATGGCAGGAAATGTCgatctcctctgtattgggacgatTTATCTGAAGCACCAATCGTAGGACCTGATATGCtaagagatatgacagagaaggtgaaacttatTCAGAGTCCTATGCGAGCTGCTCAGGATAGGCATGATAA ATTTGGAAAGAAGGGTAAATTATCACCGAGATTAAAAGGTCCGTATGAAATTTTGGAACGTGTTGGTGGTTTGGCTTATAGATTAGCTCTTTCTCCCGCATTATTAGGtgttcatgatgtttttcatatgtctatgttgaggaaatatcatCCAGCTCCTTCTCATGTACTTCCACCCGACGAGGTtaagttagatcagactttgagctatattGAGAGACTGATTCAGATTCTAGACAGAAAAGATAAGCAACTCAGAAATAAATTGATACCATTGATTAAATTACAGTGGAACAGACATGGTGTCGAGGAGGCAACTTGGAAATTAGAAGACAATACGTGA